One genomic region from Harpia harpyja isolate bHarHar1 chromosome 1, bHarHar1 primary haplotype, whole genome shotgun sequence encodes:
- the LOC128144153 gene encoding U6 snRNA-associated Sm-like protein LSm5 isoform X1 translates to MAANATTNPSQLLPLELVDKCIGSRIHIVMKSDKEIVGTLLGFDDFVNMVLEDVTEFEITPEGRRITKLDQILLNGNNITMLVPGGEGPEV, encoded by the exons ATGGCGGCTAACGCGACCACCAACCCCTCTCAGCTCCTGCCGCTCG AACTTGTGGACAAATGCATAGGTTCACGCATTCATATTGTGATGAAGAGTGATAAAGAAATTGTTGGAACACTTCTAGGATTTGATGACTTTGTCA ATATGGTGTTAGAAGATGTTACAGAATT TGAGATTACACCTGAGGGCAGAAGAATCACAAAGCTAGACCAGATTTTGCTAAATGGAAACAACATAACAATG CTGGTTCCTGGAGGAGAAGGACCTGAAGTATAA
- the LOC128144153 gene encoding U6 snRNA-associated Sm-like protein LSm5 isoform X2, which yields MKSDKEIVGTLLGFDDFVNMVLEDVTEFEITPEGRRITKLDQILLNGNNITMLVPGGEGPEV from the exons ATGAAGAGTGATAAAGAAATTGTTGGAACACTTCTAGGATTTGATGACTTTGTCA ATATGGTGTTAGAAGATGTTACAGAATT TGAGATTACACCTGAGGGCAGAAGAATCACAAAGCTAGACCAGATTTTGCTAAATGGAAACAACATAACAATG CTGGTTCCTGGAGGAGAAGGACCTGAAGTATAA